ATATGCATGGAGACATTACTAATCTAGAAAAATTCTATTCATTTGTAGAACACGTTGAGCAGAGAAAGAAAGACGAAATCAGGATTGTCAGTTATACAACCGAAGGTGCACCAATGCTGCACAACCCTATTTTTGATGGCGAAAAGATACATTCAACCTATGATTCTACGAGAGATGGTTACGGGTCTGGAAGTATTGAAGAAACAAGCTGCGCAGGGATTGCCGAAGTAAATACCGGCGGCCGCACTGATTATATATTAGAGGATTGCAGCAACCCAGGGGGAAAGGATCTTACAATACTGGTAGTAGTAGAAAAATAATTGTACATTACTGTCGATAAGATGCAGGAGGAATTTCACCAGTACTTATAGAAATTACCTCTTTGAATACTGATAAGGAGTGAATTTTCATGATAGGTAAAATCGGTCAGGTCATGTTGTACGTCAATGATCAGGATGTTGCAGTAAAGTTTTGGACTGAAAAATTGAACTTTGTAGTTAAAGCAGAAGAGGATAATGGGGCAGGATTTAGATGGATTGAAATTGCTCCGAGTTTAGAATCTGAAACAAGTATTGTACTGCATAATAAAGAATTTGTTGCAAAAATGTCGCCAGAACTCAATCTTGGCACGCCTTCCTTAATGTTTTATTCAGAAAATCTTGAAGAATTCCGCAGCGATTTATCAAATAAAAACGTGACTGTCGGGGAAATGGTTAACATGCCTTCTGGCAGGGTATTTAACTTTGCTGATGATGAGGAAAATTATTTTGCTGTTATGGAAAAATAATACCTTGAAGCCGCTTCTATGTATAAAGCGGCTTTTTATTTTGCCGTATTTTCATCTACAGAGAATAAGGCTCTAGAAAAAGTTAATTTATATTGGAAAAAGAAGGGATATGTCAACTTTTATCGAATTTTTTCAGCGAAAGGTATTAAGTTTATTAAAAATGAGTATGGAAATAGAGTGATTCCATACTCAAAGCCAATCTACTAAAGAAAGTAATCCTTGTAGATATAAAATGTCGCTATTACTGATCCGATTAAATAAAGAATCGAGGCGTAGAATGCATAAGAGGGTGAAAACTTTTCTGTAGATTGATTCATTTTAATCCCTGTTTCACCTTGGACTTGCATATCAATACTGCGGCTTGTAAATCCGCCTGATGAACTAAAGAAGTAAATGAGGAATGTGCTGGCCAGGGCTACGAATACTGAAACCTCTATAAAGCTAAAATCCATTATTAATGTTACTCCGAAGTTGATTAATCCGATGATTATCAAAGTAACTATAAAGCTTATTGTTTTTCCGATGGTGATGACCCCCTTTTAAGTTGTTACGCATGGAATCAGGAAAGGTTTCATTTTTCTGTAAATTAAGGGGGTTAAT
This window of the Mesobacillus jeotgali genome carries:
- a CDS encoding DUF4362 domain-containing protein, producing the protein MKRWLRIMMFFSFMLAGCEEEEQTHVEEVKKIKPPDYIQEPGDVVDMHGDITNLEKFYSFVEHVEQRKKDEIRIVSYTTEGAPMLHNPIFDGEKIHSTYDSTRDGYGSGSIEETSCAGIAEVNTGGRTDYILEDCSNPGGKDLTILVVVEK
- a CDS encoding VOC family protein: MIGKIGQVMLYVNDQDVAVKFWTEKLNFVVKAEEDNGAGFRWIEIAPSLESETSIVLHNKEFVAKMSPELNLGTPSLMFYSENLEEFRSDLSNKNVTVGEMVNMPSGRVFNFADDEENYFAVMEK